One Hydrogenophaga crassostreae genomic region harbors:
- the fnr gene encoding fumarate/nitrate reduction transcriptional regulator Fnr — protein MDAQSIKVACSSCNLRELCLPMGLNVEEMDKMDNVISSRRRIKRGTALFSTGEKFTSLYAVRSGFFKTCVTTADGRDQVTGFQMTGEILGMDGIVNDLHSCDAVALEDAEVCVMPFDQIEELSREFTTLQHHVHKIMSREIVRDHSVMLLLGSMRAEERLAAFLLNLVQRLHARGFSQSELILRMTREEIGSYLGMKLETVSRTFSKFVEDGIIDVKQRYVHIKDTDGLRRIVNPQTCG, from the coding sequence ATGGACGCTCAAAGCATCAAAGTCGCCTGTTCAAGCTGCAACCTTAGGGAGTTGTGCCTGCCCATGGGTCTCAATGTTGAGGAAATGGACAAGATGGACAACGTCATCTCTTCGCGCCGCCGCATCAAACGCGGCACGGCTTTGTTCAGCACAGGGGAGAAGTTCACCTCGTTGTATGCCGTGCGATCCGGCTTCTTCAAAACCTGCGTGACCACGGCCGATGGCCGTGATCAAGTAACGGGCTTTCAGATGACGGGAGAAATTCTTGGGATGGACGGCATCGTGAACGACCTCCACTCCTGCGATGCGGTAGCCCTAGAAGATGCGGAGGTTTGCGTGATGCCTTTTGATCAGATCGAAGAGCTGTCGCGCGAATTCACCACCTTGCAGCACCACGTGCACAAAATCATGAGCCGCGAAATTGTGCGAGACCACAGCGTCATGCTTCTGCTGGGCAGCATGCGAGCCGAAGAGCGCCTCGCAGCTTTCTTGCTGAATCTCGTGCAACGCTTGCATGCGCGCGGCTTCTCGCAATCCGAACTCATTCTGCGCATGACCCGCGAAGAAATTGGCAGCTATCTGGGCATGAAGCTTGAGACGGTGAGCCGTACTTTCTCCAAGTTCGTCGAAGATGGCATCATTGATGTCAAACAGCGCTATGTGCACATCAAGGACACCGACGGCCTGCGCCGCATTGTGAACCCGCAGACCTGCGGGTGA
- the aceA gene encoding isocitrate lyase translates to MPQSLNEQLSRQQQIDALEKDWATNPRWKGVKRGYTAADVVRLRGSMNIEHTLAKRGAEKLWDKINGSAKKGYVNAFGAISAGQAMQQAKAGLEAVYLSGWQVAADGNTSETMYPDQSLYAYDSVPTMVRRINNTFKRADEIQWGRGVEPGSKEFIDYFLPIVADAEAGFGGVLNAFELMKNMISAGAAGVHFEDQLAAVKKCGHMGGKVLVPTREACEKLISARFAADVMGVSTIVLARTDAEAANLITSDHDANDKPFLTGERTPEGFYRVKNGLEQSISRGVAYAPYADLVWCETGVPDIGFAREFAQAVHAACPGKLLSYNCSPSFNWKKNLNDKQIASFQEDLSALGYKFQFITLAGIHINWFNTFKFAHAYANGEGMKHYTEMVQEPEFAAREQGYTFVSHQQEVGAGYFDDVTTVIQGGSSSVKALTGSTEEEQFH, encoded by the coding sequence ATGCCCCAATCCCTCAACGAACAACTGAGCCGTCAACAGCAGATCGACGCCCTCGAAAAAGACTGGGCCACGAACCCACGCTGGAAAGGTGTGAAGCGCGGCTACACCGCCGCTGATGTTGTGCGCCTGCGCGGCAGCATGAACATCGAGCACACGCTGGCCAAGCGCGGTGCTGAAAAGCTCTGGGACAAGATCAACGGCAGCGCCAAAAAAGGCTATGTGAATGCCTTCGGTGCCATCTCCGCTGGCCAGGCCATGCAGCAAGCCAAGGCAGGCCTGGAAGCCGTGTACCTGTCGGGCTGGCAAGTGGCTGCCGACGGCAACACCTCCGAGACCATGTACCCCGACCAGTCGCTGTACGCCTACGACTCGGTGCCCACCATGGTGCGCCGCATCAACAACACGTTCAAGCGCGCTGACGAAATCCAGTGGGGCCGTGGCGTAGAGCCAGGTTCGAAAGAGTTCATCGACTACTTCCTGCCCATCGTGGCCGACGCGGAAGCCGGTTTTGGTGGTGTGCTCAACGCTTTCGAGCTGATGAAGAACATGATCTCGGCAGGTGCTGCCGGCGTTCACTTCGAAGACCAGTTGGCGGCGGTGAAGAAGTGCGGTCACATGGGCGGCAAGGTCTTGGTGCCTACACGCGAAGCCTGCGAGAAACTGATCTCTGCGCGTTTCGCGGCCGACGTCATGGGTGTGTCCACCATTGTGCTGGCCCGCACCGATGCGGAAGCCGCCAACCTGATCACCAGCGATCACGATGCCAACGACAAGCCTTTCCTGACCGGCGAGCGCACGCCAGAAGGCTTCTACCGCGTCAAGAACGGCCTGGAGCAGTCGATCAGCCGTGGCGTCGCCTACGCTCCCTACGCCGACCTGGTGTGGTGCGAGACCGGGGTGCCAGACATTGGCTTTGCCCGCGAATTCGCTCAGGCTGTGCACGCCGCTTGCCCGGGCAAGTTGCTCAGCTACAACTGCTCGCCTTCGTTCAACTGGAAAAAGAACCTCAACGACAAACAGATCGCTTCCTTCCAGGAAGATCTGTCTGCGCTGGGCTACAAGTTCCAGTTCATCACGCTGGCCGGTATCCACATCAACTGGTTCAACACCTTCAAGTTCGCCCATGCCTACGCCAACGGCGAAGGCATGAAGCACTACACCGAAATGGTGCAAGAGCCTGAATTCGCTGCTCGCGAGCAAGGCTACACCTTCGTGTCGCACCAGCAAGAAGTGGGTGCAGGTTACTTCGACGATGTGACCACCGTGATCCAGGGCGGCTCGTCCAGCGTGAAGGCGCTGACCGGTTCGACCGAAGAAGAGCAGTTCCACTGA
- the hemN gene encoding oxygen-independent coproporphyrinogen III oxidase: MAGAHSALSRGEQSVSHAIPDELLKRFDIPGPRYTSYPTADRFVEAFGESDYIQALEQRRAGSMALPLSLYVHIPFCESVCYYCACNKVITKHHDRAAEYLRYLGREVELQVQHFGKGHNVSQLHLGGGTPTFLSDEELEDLMTMIRRNFTLVPGGEYSIEVDPRTVTDQRLQSLARMGFNRLSFGVQDFDPAVQKAVHRVQPAEQVFSLVEAARKIGFESVNVDLIYGLPLQTPESFARTLKQVNELRPDRIALYAYAHLPTRFKPQRRIVSAELPSGSDKLSMLSASLDALMDAGYVYVGMDHFALPTDALAVAKRQGRLHRNFQGYSTQPDCDLIALGVSAIGRIGATYSQNAKTLDEYYDALNQGRLPIVRGMALTRDDLLRRAVIMSIMCQGALDYESIELGHLIDFKKYFARELEVLEDMQAHGLVKLHDKSVGVTATGWYLVRAIAMVFDKNLQVDLDRARFSKII; this comes from the coding sequence ATGGCTGGTGCACATTCGGCTCTCAGTAGAGGAGAACAGTCTGTGAGTCATGCCATTCCCGATGAACTGCTTAAGCGGTTCGATATTCCCGGTCCCCGATATACCTCTTACCCCACGGCCGATCGCTTTGTGGAGGCCTTTGGTGAGTCTGATTACATTCAGGCCCTGGAGCAACGCCGTGCCGGTTCGATGGCACTACCGCTCAGCTTGTATGTGCACATACCGTTTTGCGAGTCGGTGTGTTACTACTGCGCCTGCAATAAGGTCATTACCAAACACCATGATCGTGCAGCCGAGTATCTGCGCTACCTCGGACGCGAAGTGGAGCTTCAGGTTCAGCACTTTGGCAAGGGCCACAACGTATCCCAGTTGCACCTTGGCGGTGGCACCCCCACTTTCCTCTCCGATGAGGAGCTGGAAGATCTGATGACGATGATCAGGCGCAATTTCACTTTGGTACCGGGGGGGGAGTATTCGATAGAAGTGGATCCGCGCACTGTGACCGATCAGCGCCTGCAAAGCTTGGCTCGCATGGGCTTCAATCGTTTGAGCTTTGGCGTGCAGGATTTCGATCCAGCGGTGCAAAAAGCGGTGCACCGTGTGCAGCCGGCCGAGCAAGTGTTCTCGTTGGTTGAAGCAGCACGGAAAATTGGATTTGAATCGGTCAACGTCGATTTGATCTATGGATTGCCGCTGCAAACCCCGGAATCATTTGCGCGCACCCTGAAGCAGGTTAATGAGCTGCGCCCCGACCGCATTGCCCTGTACGCGTACGCGCACCTGCCCACCCGCTTCAAGCCCCAGCGCCGCATCGTTTCGGCCGAACTTCCAAGCGGGAGCGACAAACTGTCGATGTTGTCGGCGTCTCTTGATGCCTTGATGGATGCCGGGTATGTGTATGTGGGCATGGATCACTTTGCGCTGCCCACCGATGCATTGGCCGTAGCCAAACGACAGGGTCGCCTGCATCGCAACTTTCAGGGCTACAGCACGCAGCCTGACTGTGATTTGATTGCTCTGGGCGTCTCGGCAATTGGCCGCATAGGCGCCACCTACAGTCAAAACGCCAAAACGCTCGACGAGTACTACGACGCGCTGAACCAGGGGCGCCTGCCGATTGTTCGCGGAATGGCGTTGACGCGAGACGACTTGCTTCGCCGGGCCGTGATCATGTCCATCATGTGTCAAGGCGCACTGGACTATGAGTCCATCGAGTTGGGGCACCTGATCGATTTCAAGAAGTACTTTGCCCGCGAACTCGAGGTGCTTGAGGATATGCAGGCCCATGGACTGGTCAAACTGCATGACAAGAGCGTTGGGGTTACGGCCACTGGTTGGTATCTTGTGCGGGCAATTGCCATGGTGTTTGACAAAAACCTGCAAGTTGATCTCGACCGCGCGCGATTCTCAAAAATTATTTGA
- a CDS encoding DUF4189 domain-containing protein, giving the protein MLATWKLAIAIAITSTLVACGGGGASSTPRGAIAVNPSSGFGAISTFYTSQPEANSDAVAACGSVNCVVALEFTGAGECGSIAWSRDSIWGVGSAGSKEQADKIAVAQCVANGGSACFVASWLRDQCN; this is encoded by the coding sequence ATGCTGGCTACTTGGAAACTGGCGATTGCGATCGCGATCACATCAACTTTGGTGGCTTGTGGTGGTGGCGGTGCAAGCTCTACACCCCGTGGTGCGATTGCTGTGAATCCGTCGAGCGGTTTTGGTGCAATATCGACTTTTTATACCTCGCAGCCAGAAGCCAACAGCGATGCGGTTGCCGCCTGCGGTTCTGTCAACTGTGTGGTGGCGCTTGAGTTCACCGGTGCTGGCGAATGCGGTTCAATTGCCTGGAGTCGTGACTCCATATGGGGCGTAGGCAGTGCTGGTTCCAAAGAACAGGCGGACAAAATTGCCGTGGCCCAATGCGTCGCAAATGGCGGCAGCGCATGCTTCGTCGCCAGTTGGTTGCGCGATCAATGTAACTGA
- a CDS encoding sulfite exporter TauE/SafE family protein encodes MQTSMAVTALFMGLVGGPHCVAMCGAACAGISRAAGERSTRALWSFQFSRMVGYALFGAFAAGSVQGLALLGTNTIAIRPLWSMFHAAAFVLGLVLLWQARQPAWIETLGQGVWRKARPVLSKLGAKAPFILGVAWALMPCGLLYSALLVASLSANALEGAGIMALFSIGTSVSLTAGPWLLLRLRGGESGSWAIRLAGLALAVTSGWALWMGVTNPTGLFCL; translated from the coding sequence ATGCAAACTTCGATGGCCGTGACGGCTTTGTTTATGGGCTTGGTGGGTGGCCCACACTGCGTGGCCATGTGTGGTGCTGCTTGCGCCGGTATCAGCCGTGCCGCTGGCGAGCGCAGTACCCGGGCGCTGTGGTCATTTCAGTTCAGCCGAATGGTGGGGTATGCCTTGTTTGGCGCGTTTGCGGCCGGGTCGGTGCAGGGCCTCGCGCTGTTGGGCACCAATACCATTGCCATTCGCCCGCTCTGGAGCATGTTTCATGCGGCGGCCTTTGTTTTGGGCCTGGTCTTGCTATGGCAGGCAAGGCAACCCGCCTGGATTGAAACGCTGGGGCAAGGCGTGTGGCGAAAAGCGCGCCCGGTTCTGAGCAAACTGGGCGCCAAGGCGCCATTCATTTTGGGCGTGGCTTGGGCGCTTATGCCCTGTGGCCTGTTGTATTCGGCTTTGTTGGTGGCATCGTTGTCGGCCAATGCGCTGGAAGGCGCCGGCATCATGGCGTTGTTTTCCATTGGCACCTCGGTCTCGCTGACGGCCGGGCCATGGCTTTTGTTGCGCTTGCGAGGCGGGGAATCAGGCTCGTGGGCCATTCGACTGGCCGGCCTGGCGTTGGCCGTCACTTCAGGTTGGGCCTTGTGGATGGGTGTCACGAACCCAACAGGTTTGTTCTGCCTCTGA
- a CDS encoding DMT family transporter, whose amino-acid sequence MPQTAFSAKPWQAYACLALSMSLVGSYVALSKPLVLVFPVFLLAWLRFGIGGLAMWRWLRKPANEPSMSPRTRALLFLESFLGNFLFSICMLFGVSLTTAVAAGVVMSAIPAVVAVLSRVFLKEQIDGRTAAAIACAAIGIGLFSLQKPEGAGQANAEVAFMGVPLSIWGNVLVFAAVVCEASYVVIGKLLTVGLGPKRISAIINLWGFALVTPMGLWAAWQFDFSTVQPSIWVLLVFYGLAASMWTVWLWMTGLKTVPASRAGVFTVMLPLSAAAIGVLFMGEHLSPMQLLAFGIALFGLVLATLPARKKQVTRLE is encoded by the coding sequence ATGCCTCAAACCGCTTTCTCTGCCAAACCCTGGCAAGCCTATGCCTGTCTCGCCCTCAGCATGTCTCTGGTCGGGAGTTATGTGGCGCTGTCCAAGCCGCTGGTCTTGGTCTTTCCAGTGTTCCTGCTTGCCTGGCTGCGGTTTGGCATTGGCGGATTGGCGATGTGGCGCTGGCTGCGCAAGCCAGCCAATGAGCCCAGCATGAGCCCGCGCACCCGCGCCCTGCTCTTTCTCGAGTCTTTCCTCGGCAACTTTTTATTCTCCATTTGCATGCTGTTTGGCGTGAGCCTCACCACCGCCGTGGCCGCAGGCGTGGTGATGTCTGCTATCCCGGCCGTGGTGGCCGTTCTCAGCCGGGTTTTTCTGAAAGAACAGATCGACGGACGCACCGCTGCTGCCATTGCCTGTGCCGCCATCGGTATTGGTTTGTTCTCGCTGCAAAAACCCGAGGGAGCCGGGCAAGCGAATGCCGAAGTTGCCTTTATGGGCGTTCCACTTTCCATTTGGGGAAATGTGCTCGTTTTCGCTGCAGTGGTGTGCGAGGCCTCCTATGTGGTGATAGGCAAGTTGCTCACCGTTGGGCTGGGCCCAAAGCGCATCTCAGCCATCATCAACCTTTGGGGTTTTGCGCTGGTCACCCCCATGGGCCTTTGGGCAGCGTGGCAGTTCGACTTTTCAACCGTACAACCCAGCATCTGGGTCTTGTTGGTGTTCTATGGCTTGGCGGCCAGCATGTGGACGGTCTGGCTGTGGATGACCGGCCTCAAAACGGTACCCGCGTCGCGTGCGGGTGTGTTCACGGTCATGCTGCCATTGAGCGCCGCAGCCATTGGCGTGCTCTTTATGGGTGAACACCTCTCCCCCATGCAGTTGTTGGCATTTGGCATCGCGCTTTTTGGGCTCGTGTTGGCCACCCTGCCCGCACGCAAGAAGCAAGTGACTCGCTTGGAGTGA
- a CDS encoding FixH family protein, with protein sequence MTPSPTDPVPPIAWWRVPQMWLVVGGPAVVVVAALVTAVIAVKYQDPVLDKAKYEHDLKAAQALEGKAREAALFNLMPASQARNHATTQVAPVEK encoded by the coding sequence ATGACACCAAGCCCTACCGACCCCGTGCCGCCTATTGCCTGGTGGCGCGTGCCTCAAATGTGGCTGGTGGTTGGTGGTCCGGCCGTGGTGGTGGTGGCGGCCCTTGTGACCGCTGTGATCGCTGTGAAGTACCAGGACCCGGTTCTGGACAAGGCAAAGTACGAACATGACTTGAAGGCAGCGCAGGCACTGGAGGGCAAGGCTCGCGAAGCGGCATTGTTCAACTTGATGCCTGCTTCCCAGGCCCGCAACCATGCCACCACCCAGGTTGCACCCGTCGAGAAATAA